A segment of the Nasonia vitripennis strain AsymCx chromosome 2, Nvit_psr_1.1, whole genome shotgun sequence genome:
AAAGAAATCTACTCCTACATGAGAGAAAGCTGGCGATTCATTTATTCGAGTCTTGGGTAGATCGGCCATTTGAGCATGAACGATTGTTGGCCGTTGACGAATACACTCCACACAATGTCTAACAACATTCCGCACTTGGTTTTTTCCATTGAGAATCCAATACTTCGATCTGATGGAAGAAAGAGTGGATTGAATTCCAGCGTGGAGATTGACACGATGAACCTGGCGGATAATCATATCTGTAACCGGATGTTTACTAGGAAGTAAAACTGGATGTTTTTGATTGTATGGAAGATCCGACAATTTCAAACGACCCCCTACCCGAAGTAACTTGTCGTCTTTGATAAAAGGATGTAAACTGCCTAACCAAGTTTTGAGATtgggaaattttttcaattgacgaatttcaattgaaaaattttcggaTTGAACCATGAATATGATTTGATCTTctgaatttaataattcagAGACCTCCAATGGTCGGATCAACTGGAGAATCTTGGAAATCCTATCCTTCGATTCGGAGATCTCTGGGAACAACCGTTCTGGTTTCTTTTGAGATCTGATTCGTTTCCAACGCAGAATAAAAGCAACAACCCTCACAAATCGTTCAAAACTCGAGAAACGCAAATAGATTTCGCTGTATGCAGGCTTGGTAAGAAAACAACCAGCCCTTTTGAGACCTAGAGTTACCGATGAGCAAGGAGTGGATGATTCAGGCCATTCTCCTTCGGGAAGACGTAACCAATCAGGACCAGAATTCCACAAAGAATTAGCTAGAAATTCAGATGGTAATTGGCCTCTGGAAAGTGAGTCAGCTGGATTGTCTTCAGACTTAACATGTCGCCAATGCACGATGTCTGGTAACGATTGGATGTACGATACCCGATTAGCCTCGAAAGTTTGCAATACGTGAGGAGATTTCTTTAACCAAAAGAGAACGATGGTTGAATCGGACCAAAGGTAGATCTGATCAATGGAAAAATGGAGTTGAGATTTAGACTCAGAAAGGAGCTTTCGAAGAACTACAGCCGCGCTGAGTTCTAGCTTAGGAATGGTAAGTCCCTTCAGAGAAGCCACTCTAGATTTACTGCAAAGCAATCGAATAGAGACATGTCCAAGAGCGTCAGATGATTTGACAAATAGACATGCTCCGTATCCAGAAATACAAGCATCGCAAAATCCATGAAGCTCGCTCCTAATGGGATTCGCAATCAAAATCGTGCGAGGAATTGAGAATTCCGTAAGAAGAGGCAACTGAATAGAAAACGAATGCCATTTGGTATAGACATCCTGAGAAAGAGATTCATCCCAATTTACCTTAGATTTCCAACAGTCTTGCATCAACACCTTAGCATACAAGATAATTGGTCCTAACAATCCAAGAGGATCAAAGATCTTGGATATCTCTGATAGGAGCCTTCGCTTGGTCACAGTAGTCTCGTTATCCATTTTTACAactgtatattttaattggTCATTCTCGGAATCCCAAATGATTCCCAGCGTTTTCTGGATTGGAGTCTCTTTGACCATGTGATCCAACTCGAAAACTCCTGAATCTATTTTGTCCAAAATAGATCGATGGTTCGATGCCCATTTTCGAATCAGAAAACCGCCTCGACGCAGCAACGCAATCATTTCGTCACGAATGGCTAAAATCTCCTCGAACGAATCCGCTCCGGATACAAAGTCGTCGACGTAAAAGTCGCGAATAAGCAATTTGCTAGCTCGAGGAAAATCCTTCGCTTCATCGTGAGCGAGTTGATGAATTGTGCGTATTGCTAAGAAAGGGGCAGCAGCCATGCCAAAAGTGACGGTATTTAATGCCCAAGTTCTCAATTTTCCTGTTTTTGGATCAGGCCAAAGTACCTTTTGGAATTTTCGATCTTCTGGATGGACAAGAATTTGACGGTACATCTTTTCGATGTCCGCTGTTACAACGAATAGATGGCTACGAAAACGTAAAACTTGCTCGAAGATGGTGTTTTGAATAGTGGGACCCACAAGGAGAATATCATTAAGCGAAATGCCTGTCGAAGTTTTAGAGGAAGCATCGAAAACAACCCTATACTGCGTGGTTTCGCTGGACTCCTTGACCACAACGTGATGAGGCAGATAACAGCCGTCTTCGGTGTCGTCATTAGGAGTCATATGACCTAAAGTGATGTATTCTTCCATAACTTTGTAATAGTCAGCCTTTAACTTAGGATCTTTCTCAAACCTTCGTTCAAGAGAATAATAACGACGAAGGGCCTGTGATCGAGAACTACCTAACTCAAACTTGTTGTCCTTAAAGGGTAAGCGAACCGTGTATCGACCGGAGACAGGGTCACGAGTGGTGTGAGCGACGTAATGCTCTTCGCAAGCTATTTCTTCCCGAGATCTTACGGGTTCATTAGGAAAttcttcgatttgccaaaAACGTTCGAGAAGTTTGTCCACTTTAACGATGTTACATGAAGCTTGTTTTGAAGAAGTAAGCGGGTCTACACCTCCAGCTACTAACCATCCTAACCTAGTTTTTTGTAGGATGATCTCCGATCGAGTTTCCTCGTTACGCAATTTAATCTGTCCTACCGCAAAGGTGGACAAAGTAGTTTTAGAAGCAAGGAGCAGATCGATGGGTTTAGGCAAATGAAACTGAGGATCGGCGAGTTGAATATGTTTCGGGATGTCAAAACGATCGCGAGGAAAAGCTTCGTTAGGCACGGCTTCTGCGATATTTGGAACTAGCAAAAGGTGTAAATTAGCTTGAAATTTGTTATAACTCGATTGCAAAGTAGTTGAAATTTGACTCTTTGAAACAGTGCACAGTTGGTCAACTGCTCCTATGTTAACGAGGCAAGAATGttctattaaatttaattttttagcaaATTTTTCTGAAACTAGATTTACGTTGGAACAGGTATCAAGCAGAGCACGTGCCACGATAAAATTTCCTCGAAAATCTTGAATCTTGACAACAGCAGTTGTCATCAATTGAGAGTCCATGGGAAAAGCAACAGAAGTATATGTGTATCCATGGAGTCATGATTGAGGATTCGAAGAATTAGGAACCTCTTTAGTTGAAGATTCAGAAGTCTTTGACGCCTCTGGCGCCTTCGACGACTGCGATCCAGAACCCTTATCATTGTGGAGTTTTGTGTGATGAGCCTTCGAACACTTCTTGCAACGGTGTTCACTCTTGCATGGAAAAGGATGTTTTCCGAGACAATTGCGGCACACCTTATTGCTGTTTACGAATTTCCATCGTTCTGAAACGGACAGCTTCTCAAAATCAACACATCTGAATAAATTGTGTTCGCCC
Coding sequences within it:
- the LOC116416327 gene encoding uncharacterized protein LOC116416327, coding for MDSQLMTTAVVKIQDFRGNFIVARALLDTCSNVNLVSEKFAKKLNLIEHSCLVNIGAVDQLCTVSKSQISTTLQSSYNKFQANLHLLLVPNIAEAVPNEAFPRDRFDIPKHIQLADPQFHLPKPIDLLLASKTTLSTFAVGQIKLRNEETRSEIILQKTRLGWLVAGGVDPLTSSKQASCNIVKVDKLLERFWQIEEFPNEPVRSREEIACEEHYVAHTTRDPVSGRYTVRLPFKDNKFELGSSRSQALRRYYSLERRFEKDPKLKADYYKVMEEYITLGHMTPNDDTEDGCYLPHHVVVKESSETTQYRVVFDASSKTSTGISLNDILLVGPTIQNTIFEQVLRFRSHLFVVTADIEKMYRQILVHPEDRKFQKVLWPDPKTGKLRTWALNTVTFGMAAAPFLAIRTIHQLAHDEAKDFPRASKLLIRDFYVDDFVSGADSFEEILAIRDEMIALLRRGGFLIRKWASNHRSILDKIDSGVFELDHMVKETPIQKTLGIIWDSENDQLKYTVVKMDNETTVTKRRLLSEISKIFDPLGLLGPIILYAKVLMQDCWKSKVNWDESLSQDVYTKWHSFSIQLPLLTEFSIPRTILIANPIRSELHGFCDACISGYGACLFVKSSDALGHVSIRLLCSKSRVASLKGLTIPKLELSAAVVLRKLLSESKSQLHFSIDQIYLWSDSTIVLFWLKKSPHVLQTFEANRVSYIQSLPDIVHWRHVKSEDNPADSLSRGQLPSEFLANSLWNSGPDWLRLPEGEWPESSTPCSSVTLGLKRAGCFLTKPAYSEIYLRFSSFERFVRVVAFILRWKRIRSQKKPERLFPEISESKDRISKILQLIRPLEVSELLNSEDQIIFMVQSENFSIEIRQLKKFPNLKTWLGSLHPFIKDDKLLRVGGRLKLSDLPYNQKHPVLLPSKHPVTDMIIRQVHRVNLHAGIQSTLSSIRSKYWILNGKNQVRNVVRHCVECIRQRPTIVHAQMADLPKTRINESPAFSHVGVDFFGPILIKEKKDRNRSFIKTYGCVFVCLACKAVHIELATDLSSEGFMAAFDRFISRRGIPEHVYSDNGTNFVGANNELREVYDLFETPEFRKTIGTYAIAKRIEWHFNPPLSPHFGGIWEAAVKSFKHHLKRVLKDQKLTYEQINTLLIQIEAILNSRPLCSLSTDPNDPVSITPAHLLVGRPFNVLPEKSVFSVPGNRLSTYKFLTKMRQDFWNKWHKEYLHELQTRQKWHDSTAELIVGSVVILMDDITYCSRWPLGVIVEVHPGSDGIARVASVKTSTGIYKRNITRLCILPTT